CCACCTGCAGCGGGGTTTTGCTTTTGTGTGCCGCAGCCACCAGCTGTTCGGCTTCAGGCACAGTGGCGGCAATGGGTTTTTCGACGAACACCGGCTTGCGCTGGGACAGCGCCTGCAGGGCCACCGGGGCATGCAGCGTGGTGGGCACGATGACGCCCACCGCCTCCACCTCCTGCAACAGGGCGTCCACCGATGCAAAGGCGGTGCAGCGGTGTTTTTCTGCGATCGCACGGCTGCGCGTCACATCGCTGTCGAATACACCGACCAGATCGGCCTGTGGATTCTGTGCCAGCGAGGCGGCATGCATGGCGCCCAGCTTGCCGACGCCCACCAATCCGATTTTGATTCTGTTTGTCTTCTCCATACAAGCCCTTTTCATCCATTCGAGGAATACCGAAAAAAAGTTCGAGTCCGGTGCGGAGCAACAATTGTTATCCGCCTGAGAAGAATACTGCAAACCGGTTCAAGGCTGCCTCAGCGGCAACGTACAGCGGTCTCGTACAGCGCGATGATGCGCTTCGGTTCGATCTCTTGCTGAATGTTGTGCACTTGGGTGAAAACATAGCCGCCGCCGGGGGCGAAAGCGGCGATGTTCTCTTCCACGTGTTTGCGAATCTCTTCCAGGCTGGCGCGCGGCAGGATGTGCTGTGTGTCGCAGCCGCCGCCCCAAAAGACCAATTTTTTACCGAACTCTTTTTTCAGTTTCGCCGGCGACATGTTGGGCGACGAGATCTGCACCGGATTGATAATGTCCAGACCGATCTCCGCCAAGTCGCCGAGGATATCATAGATCGCGCCGCAGGAGTGCAGGAACACCTTGATGGTGCTGTGTTCATGAATGTAGTGGAACATTTTTTCCTGTCGCGGTTTAAGCAGCTCACGATACAGCTTGGGCGACAGCTGCAGCGCTTCCTGCGTTCCCAGATCGTCGCCCAGTTGAATCACCTGAATGCGGTTCTGTACGCACTCGAGATAAATCTGCAGATTGCGCAAATGGGATTCAAGTAGTTTATCAAGATAGTACTCGGCCAGCTCGCGTTCCGTGACCAGCATCTCCATGAACCGACCATAGCCGAAATCACTCTGGCCGCACTCGAGCAGATTGCCGCCGAACTCCCCGAGGATGGCCCTGTCGGTGTCGTCGTAAAGCCGTAGAGATTCGCGCCGCAGGTAGGCTTGTTCCTCTGCACCGATCACGCCAAAATCATGCCGGTCGATATCGCTCAGCGTCTGCGCGTCGGCCAGTGGATGGTACACCGAATCGTACCAATAGCCCCCGGCCGGACGGCGTGCGATCACCGTGCCATTGACGACCACCTCTAGGGATCCATCGGCGTTGCGCACTGGATGAAAGCCCGCTGGAACCAGGCAGGGGGATCCATCCGACAGGGTGTCCGGCCGCCAGGCGTCCAGCGAGAAGCCGAAGGAGGGCGAGTGACGGTGCAGTTGCACGACATCGGCACCAAAACGCTCGAGGATATCCGGCTCTGGTTCCGCCAATTGTTGGAACACGTCGTAGAGCTTTGTGCCGGAGAGCGGCAGGCCCAAATGGGCGCGTAGACGGTTGTAGGCGATCACATTGATGCCGGTTGAACGCATGGCGCCAAAGTCAATGGCCATTTTATCCGGCTGCTGGTGATCCAGCGTGCAGAGAACGCGTTCACGATGCGTCATGCTTGGTCTTTCCTTTGTTGTTTAAATGATAGATCTGCTGTTCATTAGCCCCATTGTTTGCGAGCCCGGCCACCGATCTGATGTTGGAGTGCATCCGTTCAGATCCTTGTAACTCCCCACTAATCCGAGGATTACCTCGTTATCCCCATTCCGGGGCCTGCAGCGGACAGTGTACAGAGAATCGACAAACGGGTGTGGATGGTCTGTCGCCTCCTGTGCCTTACCCCAATATCCCCCTGGCGGTGAGATAAAAAAGCAACAGCGCCAGGACAATGCGATAGTAGGCGAATACTTTGAAATTATGTCTGCTGATAAATTTCATAAACATTGCGATCACCAGCCAGGCGACGAGAAAAGAGACGACAAAGCCGACGGCCAGCATCTGCCATTCCGCCGGACCGAGGATCACCTGGGTTTTGAGCAAAGAGTAGGCCGAGGCGGCAGCCAGAGTCGGCACGGCGAGATAAAAGGAGAACTCGGCCGCCGCTGGACGCGATAAGCCCAGCACAATGGCGCCTATGATGGAAGCGGCGGAGCGTGAGGTGCCGGGTATCATTGCCAGACATTGGATGAAACCTATGGCCACCGCGATCTGATAGGGCATCTCTTCCACTGTGGCGATGACCGGCCGGCGGATGCCGGTCTCCAACCACCACAGGAGCACCCCACCGATGAGCAGCGCCCAGGCCACCACAGATGGATTGAACAGCATCTCTTCAACTTTGTGGCCCAGAAGGCCGCCGATGAACAGGGCCGGCAGGGTGGCGGCCAGAGTCAGTTTCCAAATGGTCCAGGTGCGCGTTTTTTCCTCCGGGGTTTTATCCGCGGAGAAAGGGTAGAGTCGGCGCCAGAAATAGATCACTACGGAAAGAATGGCGCCCAATTGAATCACCACATCGAACAGGTTGGCCAGATCGCCGGTGAATTGGATAAAATGATTGGCGATGATCAAATGGCCGGTGCTGCTGATGGGTAAAAATTCCGTTACGCCTTCAATAATGCCGAGAATCACTGCTTTGATGATGAGATCCATAATCGCCTTTTCAGTCTGTTTGATGCTTTGATCGGGTCAATTCAACCACTATTTCAATATGCGTGGTGTGCGGGAACATGTCCACCGGTTTCACACGGCCCAAGCGATAGCCGCCCTCGCAGAGCAATTTCAAATCCCTGGCTAGACTGGCGGGGTTGCAGGAAACGTGTATGATCCGTTTGGGCTGCAACCGCAGAATAGCCTGAACGGTTTTGGGATGCATGCCGGCGCGCGGCGGATCGATGATCATGACGTCCGCCGAGCCCCAGGCGCTGGTGATCGCCGCAGTGTCGTCCAGCTGATCGCGCAGATCGCCGAGAACGAAATCGCAGTTGCTGATATGATTCTCCAGGGCATTGCGCCGGGCGTCGGCTACGGCGGCCGCAACCGATTCGAACCCGACCACCCGTTTTGCCTGCGCAGCGATTGTAAGCGAAATCGTGCCGGCTCCGCAATATAGATCGAAAACCCTCTCGTGCGGCTGCACAGCGGCCCACTCTTTAACCACAGCATACAGCCGTTCGGTCTGCAGACTGTTAGTTTGAAAAAAAGAGTTGCCGGAGATGTTGAAGCAGAGCGGTCCGATGGTTTCGCGGATAAATGAACGTCCGTGCAGCAGATACTCTTTTTCGCTGAAAGCCACTCCGGCGCGACTGCGGGTGGTGCTGTAGAGCAAACTGGTGATCTGGGGAAATCGTTCCACCATCTCGTTTCTGAACTGCTGCGCCAGTTTTTCATTATATTCGGAAGCGACGAGATTGACCAGCCATTCCCCGGTGTGTTTGGCATGGCGAATCACCAGAAAACGCCACAGACCGGCGCCGGTCTGGGTGTTGAACACCCTCTCACCGCTCGCCAGGGCGAAACGGCGCACCGCAGCCAGCAGATCATTGCTCAGCGGCGCCAGCAGATGGCATTCTTGGAGGTCAATGACTTTATTATAAAAGCCCTTTGCATGCAGGCCGAGAAAAAGGCCCGGCTCCCTCGCCAGACCGTGGCCAAGTTCTTCACGCGGCACATATCGGTGTTCGGAAAAGGAAAACTCCATCTTGTTGCGGTAAAAGAATTGCTCCGGTGACCCCAAGGCCGGCTCTAGAACCACGTCGGTGAAACCGCCGAGGTGTTTTAAAGACTCGGTCACCTGTCTGGCTTTCTCCTCCACCTGTGCGGCATAGGCCAGGTTTTGCAGTGCGCAACCGCCGCATGGCCCAAAGTGGCGGCAGACCGGCTGCAGCTGAAAGGGAGAGGGCTTTAGGACAGCGATCAGCCGTGCTTCAGCGAAATTTTTTTTCTTTTTGCTGATGCAGACCCGCACTTGCTGTCCGGGCAGTGCTTGTTCGACAAAAATCACCAGATCCTGGTAACGAGCGACTCCGGCGCCTCCATAGGCCAGCCGGTCGATGTCCAAAGTAAGAAGGTCGCGCTGTTTGACGGCGGGCGGCGTTGCAGGCGATGGATTACTTGAGGTACCGTCTTGCACCGAGGTAGGTCTCCATATATGGGGAATCGCTGATATGAGAAAGCGTAACGCCGTTTGAAACTGAGGCATGAATAAAAAAACCGCGATCGATATACAAACCCACATGTCGTGGCGTGCGGCCCGCGCCCATGCTGAAAAACACCAGATCAGCGAAATGCAGATTTTTCCAGTTGACCGGCAGCCCCTCGGTGTACATATCCGTGGTAAGGCGTGGTATGGTTTGATCCGCCGCCCTACGATAGAGGCTGTACACCAAGCCAGAGCAATCGGTGCCCTGCGGCGAGGCTCCGCCCCAGACATATGGCGCTTGCCAGAAACGGCGAATTTCCGCTTTGAATCGCTCGACCAATTCGGGATCCAGCGGCGATGGCGTCGCCTCTGGGCGATCTGAATAACGGCTATCAGGATGATAGGCGCAGGAGACCAGCAAGAGGGCCGCCAAAGCAATTATTTTAGGCGATAATCGCATTAGAAAAGTTAAAACAAATAATTAGAAGTTACAAGCTTTTTCTCATGAACGGATAGTTTTCTCTTGACTTTCAGTTCATATAAGCATAAATTTAACAATAACAAATCAATCTTTTTTAAACAGAAAATGAGTCGGGTCTTATGAGTAAGAATTTCAACACCTTGATTGTTTTGGCGCTACTGGGCGCTGTGCTCTATTTTGGCCTTGGCAGGTATCGGCACCGAGTTATGCGCTTTCTGCCCAATTCCTTAATCCAGCAGAATGATCGTCTGGATCAGTTTATGTTCATGTATGATTCGGATCCGCAGAACGACCGTTTTATCAAAGGCTCGTTAAAGAGACAACAGTTCCGACTGCTCGATCGCGTACTGGACGAGGAGGAGCGCAACGGCGGCATGCGTCTGTCCAACAGCAAGGTCCGCCAACTGGCTGCTGATGACAAAGAGGTGATCGAGGCCTATGACCGGTGGCGACGCTGCTGCAGTCTGATGCGCAGCGAGAATTATGTCATCTATCCCAGCCAGCGGTCAAGAAGGCCCTAACGGTTTCTTCCGACATCGGGTATATGAATTATTGATAAAGGGCAGGGTTATGAGGGGACGGCAACGATTAAGCCTGCAGGTCCTTTTCGGTTTTCTGTTTTGCGCAATGCAGGCGGATTCAGCGCCTGTTGCACGGGATTCACTGCGGCTTCGTTTCATTGCTGCTTTCGGCGAAGAGGGGGATCGTCAGGGCCAGATGAGGCGACCGCATGCCATTTCCAATGACGGCAAGGGCAATCTTTACGTCGCAGACACCGGCAACAATCGCGTACAAAAATTTGACCGGCAGGGCCGGTTCCTCAGCATGATCGGCGGATTCGGCTGGGCGAACGAACAGTTTCATCAACCCCTGGATGTCTGCGCTGACAACGGCCTTGATGTTTTCATTGCGGATTATGAGAACCGCCGCATCGCCCGATGTGATAATGCCTTGCATTGGATCACCGCCTACAGTTTTCCGGATGAGAGTGAGCGGCTGCGTTTGGGCTTTCCCTGCGCCGTGGCCATCAGCTTGCACGCCGATCTTTTTATTGCGGACAGTGAGAATCAGCGGATCCTCAAACTGAACACCCAATGGGCGCCGGAGCTTTCCTTCGGCGATTTTGATTGGGGCGAGGGCGTGCTTCTGGAACCGGTGGCGCTGACCGTCGCACGGGATGATCGCGTCTATGTTTCCGACCGCAGAGCGGGCTGCATCAGCGTGTATGATTATTTCGGTACCTGGCTTTACTCATGGGGTGAGGGGGTTTTGAAAGCGCCTGCGGGTTTGTGTCTGGATGGGCGCGGTGTGCTCTGGGTGAGTGACAGCGCCCATCAGCGGCTTTTCGCTTTTGACCCCAGCGGCCGTTTGCTCCTGCAGTATGGCGGGCCCGGAGAAAAGTACGGTGCGTTCAAACATCCGGTCGATGTAACCGTCATGCATAACCGAGTTTATGTGGTGGACTCGGACAACCATCGGATCCAGGTGTTTGAGATCTATTGATCTTGAAGCGGTCCAGCCCAGTGCGTCTAATTCATCAATCCGCGGTTCCCTTCCTTGGGATGATGGCGATGAAGTGGTGGCTCTTCCTATTAGGTCTTGGCGTTGCTTTCAACGCGGCGTTCTCCCAGACAACGGGCAAACTGGAGCGGCTCAGTCTGTTTGAAAAAGATCTGCTCATGATGGGAGAAGGCCGCCGCGGTCCTTATCCCCTTCCCGACAGCCTCATCATCGAACATTCGGAAAAAGTCTTTGTCAATCAGCAGCTTCTGGATCCCTCGGAATATGCGTTGGATTATGTGCAGGGGGCTCTGCGCTTCGCTCAGCCGGTGGATGAGAGATCGCAGATACGCATTCTTTACCGCAGATCGCCGGTGTCTGTGCCAAAGACGGTCAGCCATCGCCCGCTGTTGCAGCGGGCAGCCGGCGCAACGGCCGACGCTCCGGCGATCCCTGTGGCCTTGAGCAAGCCAACGGAAGAGGATTATGCCGGTCAATTGACCAAGAGCGGCAGCATCACCCGTGGCGTCGCTGTGGGCAACAGCCGCGACCTGAAAGTGAACTCGAGCCTGAATCTGAACGTCTCCGGCAAAGTGGCGGAGAACGTTGAAGTGGTTGCAGCCCTGACGGATCAAAGCACGCCGATTCAACCCGAAGGCACGACGCAAAACCTCCAGGAGATCGACAAGGTTTATGTCCAGATCAAAGCGCCCCATCTTTCGGCCACGCTGGGAGATTACTATCTGGACCTTCCGGCTACGCAATTCGCCGGCTATTCCCGCAAGCTGCAGGGCGCGATGGCGCAGGCCGACTATTCTCATGTCAAGGTGACCGCCTCAGGCGCGGTGTCGCGTGGAAAATATCATTCCATGAGTTTTGCCGGACAGGAGGGCAATCAGGGGCCGTACCAGTTACAGGGCGACCGCGGCCAGATCGATATCATCGTGCTGGCCGGCACTGAACGAGTTTTCATCGACGGCGAACCTATGGTCCGGGGCGAGACCAACGACTATGTGATCGATTACTCGTTGGCGCAGATTACCTTCACCCGCCGCCGACTGATCACCGCCGACTCCCGCCTGGTTGTGGATTTTCAGTATTCGGACGAACGCTACCGTCGCAATCTTTACGCAGCACGCGCTGAGGCGCACTCTTGGCAGGGCCGGCTTAAATTCACTGGAACTATGCTGCGGGAGGCGGATGACAAGGACAATCCGCTTGATTTTACCCTGTCCGATCAGAACCTGGAGGTGCTGCGCCGGGCCGGCGACGATCTGAACCAGGCCGGCGTCGACGGTGCTGTGTATGCCGGCCCGGGCAAAGGGGCCTATGTCCGGGAGGAGAACGGCATCTACCGGTACGCCGGGCCTGGGGCCGGTGAATATACGGTGAGTTTTTCCGATGTGGGCCGAGGGCAGGGAAGTTACCGCAACAACGGATTGGGCGTCTACGAATATGTTGGCGCAGGACTGGGCCGGTATGAACCCAGAGTGTTGTTGCAGCCGGCTGCCGCGCATTCGCTGGCCGATTTCACCATGGAGGTGTCTCCGTTCCGCGCCCTGACTCTCTCCGGCGAGTGGGCGGTGAGTGCGATGGATCTGAATTCATATTCATCCCTGGGGGATGACGACAATCAGGGCATTGCCCAGAACTGGGGCCTACGCCTTCAATCCGACTCCCTGCGCTTGTTCGGCAGAAGGCTCGGTCAAATGCAGCTGCTCTCCCGCTACCGTTCGGTGCAAAACCGTTTCAGCGACATCGATCGAACCACCGAGATCGAGTACAACCGCAGATGGGACCTGCCGGACTCTGCCGCGCGCGGCGAGACGGTGTATGAAACGACGGCGCGCTATGAGCCGTGGCGCGGCTATACCTGGTCCGGCGAATACGGCAGCATTAACAAGGGCGATGCCTTTCAATCGCGACGCTGGCAAGTGGAGAATCGCCTCACGCGGGCTGGATGGCCGGGTTCGGCCTACCGGGTGGAGCGCATCAGCCGGGATGAGTCCGGCGGCTCCGCCGGCTCTGATTGGATCCGTCAGCGCGGATCCCTCAGTCACCGCTGGGGTCTGTTCACGCCAACGTTCGATTATGAAGCGGAGGTGAAAAAGGAGAATTGGTCCGACACGTTGTACACGGGTTTTCAATTCAACAGCTTTGCCGGCGGTCTGGAATTTCAGCCCGGCGGCCGCTTCAGTGCCGTGGTGCGCACTGCTTTGCGCCAGGACGATGATTATACAGGCCTGAATCAATTCACGGAAAAATCCACCGCCGCCACTCACAGCCTGTCTCTGCGCACGCAACAATGGGGCGCGTTCTCCGGGAATCTGGATTTTACCCACCGCGAGCGCACCTTCAGCGATCCCAATCAAGACAACAAAAACACCGATCTGGCGGAAGTGCGCCTGGCGTTCAATCCCTGGCGACGGGCAGTGACCTCTGAGGTCCAGTATCAGATTTCCAATACGGCGACGGCGAAAAAAGAGCGCGTCTATATCAAGGTCGATCCCGGCGACGGCAATTACCGCTTTGATCAGCAGCTCAATGAATATGTCAACGATGCACTCGGCGATTACATCATGCGGGTGTTGACGACCGACGAGCTGATCCCGGTGGTTGAACTGAAGGCCGGTACCCGCTTTCGGCTTTCGCCGGCGCGGTATTTCTCCAGCCGCAGCGGTGCGGCGAAACAGCCGCTGAAAAAATGGCAAAAGGTGCTCAGCGTGCTTTCTTCAGAGACCTCTGCCAACATCGAGGAGCAGACCCAGGAAAAAGAGGTGTGGCAGATCTAT
This portion of the bacterium genome encodes:
- a CDS encoding Gfo/Idh/MocA family oxidoreductase, whose product is MEKTNRIKIGLVGVGKLGAMHAASLAQNPQADLVGVFDSDVTRSRAIAEKHRCTAFASVDALLQEVEAVGVIVPTTLHAPVALQALSQRKPVFVEKPIAATVPEAEQLVAAAHKSKTPLQV
- the rlmD gene encoding 23S rRNA (uracil(1939)-C(5))-methyltransferase RlmD gives rise to the protein MQDGTSSNPSPATPPAVKQRDLLTLDIDRLAYGGAGVARYQDLVIFVEQALPGQQVRVCISKKKKNFAEARLIAVLKPSPFQLQPVCRHFGPCGGCALQNLAYAAQVEEKARQVTESLKHLGGFTDVVLEPALGSPEQFFYRNKMEFSFSEHRYVPREELGHGLAREPGLFLGLHAKGFYNKVIDLQECHLLAPLSNDLLAAVRRFALASGERVFNTQTGAGLWRFLVIRHAKHTGEWLVNLVASEYNEKLAQQFRNEMVERFPQITSLLYSTTRSRAGVAFSEKEYLLHGRSFIRETIGPLCFNISGNSFFQTNSLQTERLYAVVKEWAAVQPHERVFDLYCGAGTISLTIAAQAKRVVGFESVAAAVADARRNALENHISNCDFVLGDLRDQLDDTAAITSAWGSADVMIIDPPRAGMHPKTVQAILRLQPKRIIHVSCNPASLARDLKLLCEGGYRLGRVKPVDMFPHTTHIEIVVELTRSKHQTD
- a CDS encoding C40 family peptidase, with product MAALLLVSCAYHPDSRYSDRPEATPSPLDPELVERFKAEIRRFWQAPYVWGGASPQGTDCSGLVYSLYRRAADQTIPRLTTDMYTEGLPVNWKNLHFADLVFFSMGAGRTPRHVGLYIDRGFFIHASVSNGVTLSHISDSPYMETYLGARRYLK
- a CDS encoding undecaprenyl-diphosphate phosphatase; translated protein: MDLIIKAVILGIIEGVTEFLPISSTGHLIIANHFIQFTGDLANLFDVVIQLGAILSVVIYFWRRLYPFSADKTPEEKTRTWTIWKLTLAATLPALFIGGLLGHKVEEMLFNPSVVAWALLIGGVLLWWLETGIRRPVIATVEEMPYQIAVAIGFIQCLAMIPGTSRSAASIIGAIVLGLSRPAAAEFSFYLAVPTLAAASAYSLLKTQVILGPAEWQMLAVGFVVSFLVAWLVIAMFMKFISRHNFKVFAYYRIVLALLLFYLTARGILG
- a CDS encoding methyltransferase yields the protein MTHRERVLCTLDHQQPDKMAIDFGAMRSTGINVIAYNRLRAHLGLPLSGTKLYDVFQQLAEPEPDILERFGADVVQLHRHSPSFGFSLDAWRPDTLSDGSPCLVPAGFHPVRNADGSLEVVVNGTVIARRPAGGYWYDSVYHPLADAQTLSDIDRHDFGVIGAEEQAYLRRESLRLYDDTDRAILGEFGGNLLECGQSDFGYGRFMEMLVTERELAEYYLDKLLESHLRNLQIYLECVQNRIQVIQLGDDLGTQEALQLSPKLYRELLKPRQEKMFHYIHEHSTIKVFLHSCGAIYDILGDLAEIGLDIINPVQISSPNMSPAKLKKEFGKKLVFWGGGCDTQHILPRASLEEIRKHVEENIAAFAPGGGYVFTQVHNIQQEIEPKRIIALYETAVRCR